The Acidimicrobiia bacterium genome window below encodes:
- a CDS encoding family 78 glycoside hydrolase catalytic domain encodes MTDVVPTRLRIEHGPRPLGVAFARPRLSWWLPPGSSRQRAYRVEATVDGRATTTAEIEAEEPFLQPWPFDPLGSRTQVSWRVQVRDDAGWTDWSAPDEFETGLLDLDEWDARFVGAPDGVDPLNPRGERGALYFRRTFAVDEAVERARIYATAHGIYELHLDGVRVGDLELTPGFTAYRSHLEVQTYDVTPLLTPGEHTLVATVTDGWWRGSVGFTREDCCYGKALALLAQVELTDVRGNRHVVATDESWDVSGDGPIVAADLMEGERVDQRVPFPPVTGWTGVDVVAPPDARLTVSPAPPTRRVQEYRPASVTRLDPGRQVVDLGANINGWVRVAGAALGDAGNVVRLRHGERLGEDGDVDVRHLQAFDFVTRTSLGAGQVDEVVSSGAGAPDFEPRHTTHGFQFVGVDGARDLTTVDVTGVLVQTDLVRTGRFRCSDERVNALHEATVLSFRDNACEIPTDCPQRERAGWTGDWQLFAPTASFLYDVAGFSERWLRDLAADQWDDGRVPNFVPEPLPPAARTNAIASYLTGSAGWGDAAVLVPFQMWQSYGDVHVLERQYPSMQRWVDFALGRAAEHRHPSRVAARPEPAPHERYLWDIGFHWGEWCEPDADTMPVMTGERDVGEVATAFLFRSLSTLAEVARLVGKPDDATRYDDLAREVRAAWQAEYVAADGEVTPVTQANLVRALAFGLVDDEHRTRVADDLVALIRAAGTHLGTGFLATPFLLPVLADTGHLDVAYELLLQTTPPSWLAMIEAGATTVWENWEGIDAGGSGSLNHYSKGAVVSFLHEYVAGIRPIPGVPAYRRFEIRPCPGGGITSAEARLDTPYGPIASSWRVEHGAFVLDVEVAPGSEAEVTLPDGATHAAGPGRHRFEARIAS; translated from the coding sequence GTGACCGACGTCGTACCGACCCGGCTGCGCATCGAGCACGGGCCCCGCCCGCTCGGTGTCGCGTTCGCGCGGCCGCGCCTGTCGTGGTGGCTGCCGCCGGGCTCGAGCCGTCAGCGCGCGTACCGCGTCGAGGCGACCGTCGACGGCCGGGCGACGACGACCGCGGAGATCGAGGCGGAGGAGCCCTTCCTCCAGCCGTGGCCGTTCGACCCGCTCGGCTCACGCACGCAGGTCTCGTGGCGCGTCCAGGTCCGCGACGACGCAGGGTGGACCGACTGGTCCGCGCCCGACGAGTTCGAGACCGGGCTGCTCGACCTCGACGAATGGGACGCGCGCTTCGTCGGCGCGCCCGACGGCGTCGACCCGCTGAACCCGCGCGGCGAGCGGGGCGCGTTGTACTTCCGGCGCACGTTCGCGGTCGACGAAGCGGTCGAGCGCGCGCGCATCTACGCGACCGCGCACGGGATCTACGAGCTCCACCTCGACGGTGTCCGGGTCGGTGACCTCGAGCTCACGCCCGGCTTCACCGCGTACCGGTCCCATCTCGAGGTGCAGACCTACGACGTCACGCCGTTGCTCACACCGGGCGAGCACACGCTCGTCGCGACGGTGACCGACGGCTGGTGGCGCGGCAGCGTGGGCTTCACCCGTGAGGACTGCTGCTACGGCAAGGCACTCGCGCTGCTCGCACAGGTCGAGCTCACCGACGTCCGCGGCAACCGGCACGTCGTCGCGACCGACGAGTCGTGGGACGTCAGCGGCGACGGGCCGATCGTCGCGGCCGATCTCATGGAAGGTGAGCGCGTCGACCAACGCGTCCCGTTCCCCCCGGTCACGGGCTGGACCGGGGTGGACGTCGTCGCGCCGCCGGATGCCCGGTTGACCGTGTCGCCGGCCCCACCGACCCGCCGGGTGCAGGAGTACCGACCCGCGTCGGTGACACGCCTCGACCCGGGGCGTCAGGTCGTCGACCTCGGGGCCAACATCAACGGCTGGGTGCGCGTCGCCGGCGCGGCACTCGGCGACGCGGGCAACGTCGTTCGCCTTCGTCACGGCGAGCGGCTGGGTGAGGACGGCGACGTCGACGTGCGTCACCTCCAAGCGTTCGACTTCGTGACGCGGACGTCGCTCGGAGCCGGACAGGTCGACGAGGTCGTGAGCAGCGGTGCGGGCGCGCCCGACTTCGAGCCGCGCCACACCACGCACGGCTTCCAGTTCGTCGGTGTCGACGGCGCACGCGACCTCACGACGGTCGACGTCACCGGCGTGCTCGTGCAGACCGATCTCGTCCGGACGGGTCGGTTCCGGTGCAGCGACGAACGCGTCAACGCGCTGCACGAGGCGACCGTGCTCAGCTTCCGCGACAACGCGTGCGAGATCCCGACGGACTGCCCGCAGCGCGAGCGCGCCGGTTGGACCGGTGACTGGCAGCTGTTCGCCCCGACGGCGTCGTTCCTGTACGACGTCGCGGGCTTCAGCGAACGGTGGCTGCGTGATCTCGCGGCGGACCAGTGGGACGACGGGCGCGTCCCGAACTTCGTCCCGGAGCCGTTGCCGCCCGCCGCTCGGACGAACGCCATCGCGAGCTACCTCACCGGTTCGGCGGGATGGGGCGACGCCGCGGTGCTCGTCCCGTTCCAGATGTGGCAGTCGTACGGCGACGTACACGTGCTCGAGCGCCAGTACCCCTCCATGCAGCGGTGGGTCGACTTCGCGTTGGGGCGCGCGGCCGAGCACCGGCACCCGTCGCGCGTCGCCGCACGACCCGAGCCGGCACCGCACGAGCGGTACCTGTGGGACATCGGGTTCCACTGGGGCGAGTGGTGCGAGCCCGACGCGGACACCATGCCCGTCATGACCGGTGAGCGGGACGTCGGCGAGGTCGCGACCGCGTTTCTGTTCCGTTCGCTCTCGACGCTCGCCGAGGTCGCGCGGCTCGTCGGGAAGCCAGACGACGCGACGAGGTACGACGATCTCGCGCGCGAGGTGCGCGCCGCGTGGCAGGCCGAGTACGTCGCAGCCGACGGTGAGGTGACGCCCGTGACCCAGGCGAACCTCGTGCGCGCGCTCGCGTTCGGGCTCGTCGACGACGAGCACCGCACGCGTGTGGCGGACGATCTCGTCGCGCTCATCCGCGCCGCGGGCACCCACCTCGGCACGGGGTTCCTCGCGACACCGTTCCTGCTGCCCGTGCTCGCCGACACCGGCCATCTCGACGTCGCCTACGAGCTCCTGCTGCAGACGACGCCCCCGTCGTGGCTCGCCATGATCGAGGCCGGTGCCACGACCGTGTGGGAGAACTGGGAGGGCATCGACGCGGGCGGCAGCGGGTCCCTGAACCACTACAGCAAGGGTGCGGTGGTCTCGTTCCTGCACGAGTACGTCGCCGGGATCCGCCCGATCCCCGGCGTGCCCGCGTACCGCCGCTTCGAGATCCGTCCCTGCCCCGGGGGCGGCATCACGTCCGCGGAGGCGCGTCTCGACACGCCGTACGGACCGATCGCGTCGTCGTGGCGGGTCGAGCACGGTGCGTTCGTGCTCGACGTCGAGGTCGCGCCCGGCAGCGAGGCGGAGGTGACGCTGCCCGACGGCGCAACGCACGCGGCCGGTCCCGGTCGTCATCGCTTCGAAGCCCGGATAGCGTCGTGA
- a CDS encoding alpha-hydroxy acid oxidase translates to MNPYRTLRSVIRLERLETDPVERRLRRAASVADLRRVAKRRLPGGVFDYIDGGAEDERTLAANQAAYASTTFRPRVLRGVAKVDVSSAVLGRPVGYPLVLAPTGFTRIADPQGELAVARAAERAGLPYTLSTLSTRSIEEVRAVSDGRLWFQVYAWRDRALVKEMIDRAKGARYEALVLTVDTVVHGRRERDVRRGFELPPKIGPGTFVDGALHPAWTWAFVRSEPIRFANVVGREVGDGASPVTLADYINTQFDPTLSWADVEWLRSVWDGRIVLKGVQTVADAVIAADNGVDAIALSNHGGRQLDGAPATFTLVAPVADAVGGRTEIICDGGVRRGSDIVKAVAAGANAAMAGRAYLYALGAAGERGVDRVLQWFRADMERVMTLLGVSSVGELDRSLLDLPEGER, encoded by the coding sequence GTGAACCCCTACCGCACGCTGCGCTCGGTCATCCGGCTCGAGCGCCTCGAGACCGACCCCGTCGAACGCCGGCTGCGGCGCGCCGCATCGGTCGCCGACCTGCGCCGCGTGGCGAAGCGTCGCCTCCCGGGCGGCGTGTTCGACTACATCGACGGCGGCGCCGAGGACGAGCGCACGCTCGCGGCGAACCAGGCCGCCTACGCGAGCACGACGTTCCGTCCCCGCGTCCTCCGCGGCGTCGCGAAGGTCGACGTGTCGTCGGCCGTCCTCGGCCGTCCCGTCGGCTACCCGCTCGTCCTCGCGCCGACCGGCTTCACGCGCATCGCCGACCCCCAGGGCGAGCTCGCCGTCGCCCGCGCGGCCGAGCGCGCCGGCCTGCCGTACACGCTGTCGACGCTCAGCACACGGTCGATCGAGGAGGTCCGCGCGGTCAGCGACGGTCGGCTCTGGTTCCAGGTCTACGCATGGCGCGACCGCGCGCTCGTGAAGGAGATGATCGACCGCGCGAAGGGCGCGCGCTACGAGGCGCTCGTCCTCACGGTCGACACGGTCGTGCACGGCCGGCGCGAACGCGACGTCCGACGCGGGTTCGAGCTGCCCCCGAAGATCGGGCCGGGCACGTTCGTCGACGGTGCCCTGCACCCGGCGTGGACGTGGGCGTTCGTGCGCAGCGAACCGATTCGGTTCGCGAACGTCGTCGGACGTGAGGTCGGCGACGGCGCGTCGCCCGTCACGCTCGCGGACTACATCAACACGCAGTTCGACCCGACGTTGTCGTGGGCCGACGTCGAGTGGCTGCGCTCCGTCTGGGACGGGCGGATCGTGCTCAAGGGTGTCCAGACCGTCGCCGACGCGGTGATCGCGGCCGACAACGGCGTCGACGCGATCGCGCTGTCGAACCACGGTGGCCGTCAGCTCGACGGCGCGCCCGCCACGTTCACGCTCGTCGCCCCCGTCGCGGACGCGGTTGGCGGCCGGACCGAGATCATCTGCGACGGCGGCGTGCGGCGGGGGAGCGACATCGTGAAGGCGGTCGCGGCCGGTGCGAACGCGGCGATGGCCGGGCGCGCGTACCTGTACGCGCTCGGCGCGGCGGGCGAGCGGGGTGTCGACCGCGTCCTGCAGTGGTTCCGCGCCGACATGGAACGCGTCATGACGCTGCTCGGTGTGTCGAGCGTGGGTGAGCTCGATCGCTCGTTGCTGGACCTTCCGGAGGGAGAACGGTGA